One Pseudobacteroides sp. genomic window, AATTTTCGCTCCGGTCCACCTTTAGATTCATATACTCACTGGCATTAAGGTCATCGATGGACACCCTGTCTTTTTCTTTTGCCTTTACCCTCCAACTTGTTCTTACCAAAATCCTATAAAACCACGGTTTGAACTTATCAGGGTTTTTAAGGGACTTTATGTCTCTATAGCATTCTATTAATGCTTCCTGAACAATATCTTCAGCCAAATCGTTACGCCCTGTAATTAAAAAGGCATACCTGACAGCTTTGCTAAAATAGCTTCCAAAAAGGATTTCATAAGCCTCCATATCTCCTTGCTGACATTTTATAACCAGCCCGATTTCATCCATATATCTACCCCTTCTTCCTGGTCGTTGCCCTTCCTAGACATAAATAAAACGTTTTATATATCTATAATATATAGGGGACTATAAAAGAAAAAAGGTTCACTGAATATGAACCTTTTTTCTTTTATAAATTTAATCTTTATAAACGTATTTTTTCTCTTTATTTTGAGAAACCCATGCCTCATAGCTGTCCAACATCTTAAGATTTTTATTGAGCACATTCCAGACCGGAGAGATTTCAAAGTCTTTTCTCCATCCTGCAGCTCCTGCAAGCTCATATTTGTGTATAAGAGAAGACTTTAAATTGATGGAATGTTCATTTTCCAGCCATATTTTACAGTTAGTTCCTTGTTTATTGTATTCCGCATAAAATTGGCCGCTTTCCTCATCCCACTTTACTTCTGCTCTATTTTCCTTAATCATGTCCTTTGCTCTTTCCATTGATAGTGCAATACTTCTTAAGTTCTTGCCGCTCTCCTTGATCCAGGCTCTCGTGTAATATGGAAGCCCCAGAAGTAATTTTTCTTTGGGTACATAATCCAATGTTTTCTTTACGCTGTCTTCCACCCAAACCTGCTGGGCAACCGAACCCGCCAACGGACTTGTAGACCAATGCTGGTCATACGCCATAAGCATCACATAATCCACTGATTTCGAAAGTGCCTTCCTGTCATAACAAAGCGACCAGTTTTCACTTGCACTTACCGGTGTAATATCAATTGATACAACCAGCCCTTTCTCCTTCAGCAGTGGACTTAGCTCCCTTACAAATTGGGTAAACACATCCTTGTCTATCATATTCATGTCTTCGAAATCAATATTTATACCATCCAGCTTGTACTGATCGGCAAATCCCAAAACTTTGTTTATTGCAACTTCTCTCGCATTTGTATTGTTTAAAAATACACCTGTATTGTCCGGCCCTCCAAGATTATTGCTTAAATGTGCCCAAACTCTATAATTATTTTTGTGTGCCCAATCAACATATACCATACTGGCTCTATTTAATACAGTGCCTTTTCCATCTCTCACTTCAAACCAGGTTGGTGACACTACATCAAGTCCCTCAATCCTGTCTTCATCTTCCCATCCTTCATAGTTATTCTTATATATCGCATCCCAAACAAGGTTTATTTTTCCCTCTTCAGGCTTCCAGGCTTCTTTCACCGTGACAGGCTCAGTATCCTTTTTTGTTTCCTCCGCAGTCACTCTTATATACTTCTTTTCAATAAAACCTATTATGCCATCCTGAGATCTTACCTTGTACCATTTTCCGCTATCATCAAAAACAAGCATTTTGTTATTTGCCTTATTTTGCATGTTAAACTTTTTAAATATAGGAAATTTTACTGATTTGCCCTTTCTTATAGCCGCCTTTATACTGATGGGCTCTGCCACCTTTAAGTTTAATTCTTCGCTGTCTATTATTATTACATTTTTATCCTCTAAGTAATTAACTTCAATTTTATAAAAATCATCAAGAAAGGAAACAGGTATATAAAGCTCACCCTCCTCCTCAAACACCGCACTCTTAAGGCTAAGAGGCCTGTTATTGACAAGGGCACCGGTGCTGCCTGCATTCATTCTAACAACTTTATCATTTGTAGTTGCAATGACCTTTTTTAGCTTTTTATCCTGAAATATATACTGGTCAATATATTTTTTTACGGTATCAAAGGGCAAAAAGGCCTCCTGATTATGGATGACAGGTCTTGCATCTTCTATTAGCCTGTCTCCCATAACAAGATTCAATCTTCCTTCATCAAAGGCCTCAACAATTATATTATTTGGTGCAAAATACAGATTGTAAATAGAAACGGCTACACTAGCAGCTGCCAACAATATAATTATAAAGATTGCAATTATTTTAAATCGTTTATTCAAAAGTTTACCCCCCTTACCCAGACATTAAAAATACACCATAAAACAAATTA contains:
- a CDS encoding RNA polymerase sigma factor; protein product: MDEIGLVIKCQQGDMEAYEILFGSYFSKAVRYAFLITGRNDLAEDIVQEALIECYRDIKSLKNPDKFKPWFYRILVRTSWRVKAKEKDRVSIDDLNASEYMNLKVDRSENFDKIVEQREYSRLIKCALHKLSLPLRTTIVLYYYNDLSIKEIAQVLKCFQGTVKSRLHNGRKLLHKELVKEGYMYGGKECGTNA
- a CDS encoding glycosyl hydrolase family 18 protein; the protein is MNKRFKIIAIFIIILLAAASVAVSIYNLYFAPNNIIVEAFDEGRLNLVMGDRLIEDARPVIHNQEAFLPFDTVKKYIDQYIFQDKKLKKVIATTNDKVVRMNAGSTGALVNNRPLSLKSAVFEEEGELYIPVSFLDDFYKIEVNYLEDKNVIIIDSEELNLKVAEPISIKAAIRKGKSVKFPIFKKFNMQNKANNKMLVFDDSGKWYKVRSQDGIIGFIEKKYIRVTAEETKKDTEPVTVKEAWKPEEGKINLVWDAIYKNNYEGWEDEDRIEGLDVVSPTWFEVRDGKGTVLNRASMVYVDWAHKNNYRVWAHLSNNLGGPDNTGVFLNNTNAREVAINKVLGFADQYKLDGINIDFEDMNMIDKDVFTQFVRELSPLLKEKGLVVSIDITPVSASENWSLCYDRKALSKSVDYVMLMAYDQHWSTSPLAGSVAQQVWVEDSVKKTLDYVPKEKLLLGLPYYTRAWIKESGKNLRSIALSMERAKDMIKENRAEVKWDEESGQFYAEYNKQGTNCKIWLENEHSINLKSSLIHKYELAGAAGWRKDFEISPVWNVLNKNLKMLDSYEAWVSQNKEKKYVYKD